A region of Cyanobium sp. ATX 6F1 DNA encodes the following proteins:
- a CDS encoding DUF805 domain-containing protein: MAQPVDAFVSGWQRSFEYEGRSTRGDFWWFVLANFIVSLVLAIATNAVSQLAALYTLYSIAVIVPSIPLTVRRLRDAGKHWAWIFISLIPLIGPIWLIVLLVQASVGAVAG; encoded by the coding sequence ATGGCCCAACCCGTTGATGCCTTCGTTTCCGGCTGGCAACGTTCGTTCGAATATGAGGGCCGCTCCACCCGAGGCGACTTCTGGTGGTTCGTCCTCGCGAATTTCATCGTGTCGTTGGTCCTCGCCATCGCGACCAACGCGGTCAGCCAGCTCGCGGCGCTCTACACCCTCTATTCCATCGCCGTGATCGTCCCCTCGATCCCCCTGACGGTCCGTCGTCTGCGGGACGCCGGCAAGCACTGGGCCTGGATCTTCATCTCCCTGATTCCACTGATTGGCCCGATCTGGCTGATCGTGCTGCTGGTGCAGGCCTCGGTGGGGGCCGTGGCCGGCTGA
- the acs gene encoding acetate--CoA ligase yields the protein MSEATIESVLQEQRVFAPPAELAATAQIGSLAAYQELVARVEADPDAFWGEQARTQLHWFTPFEQVLDWSHPPFARWFEGGTTNVSYNCLDRHLDGPRADKTALIWEGEPGDVRTFTYRQLHAEVSKAANALRSLGIGKGDLVALYMPMVPEAAIAMLACARIGAPHSVVFGGYSAEALRDRLIDGSAKAVITADGGFRKDKPVALKPAVDQALAEGCPSVEHVLVVRRTGQEVGFTSGRDHWWHELVEPQSPEAPAEPMASEDRLFVLYTSGSTGKPKGVVHTTAGYNLWAQLTFQWIFDLREDDIHWCTADVGWITGHSYIVYGPLSNGATTVMYEGAPRPSKPGAFWEVIEKHKVTIFYTAPTAIRAFMKNGREVPDQYDMGSLRILGTVGEPINPEAWMWYREVIGHNRCPVVDTWWQTETGGVMISPLPGATPTKPGSATLPLPGISADVVDISGNSVGVDEGGYLAVRRPWPGMMRTVHGDPDRFRRSYWEHIRPADGSWLYFAGDGSRRDADGYYWVMGRVDDVINVSGHRLGTMEIESALVSHPAVAEAAVVGRPDELKGEGIVAFISLETGRVGDGALAAELKKHVGKEIGPIARPDEIRFSDALPKTRSGKIMRRILRSLAAGEEVSGDTSTLEDRSVLDSLRV from the coding sequence ATGAGCGAGGCCACGATCGAATCGGTGCTCCAGGAGCAACGGGTGTTCGCCCCCCCCGCGGAGCTCGCGGCCACAGCCCAGATCGGCAGCCTCGCGGCCTACCAGGAACTGGTGGCCCGGGTGGAGGCCGACCCCGACGCCTTCTGGGGCGAGCAGGCCCGCACGCAGCTGCACTGGTTCACACCCTTTGAGCAGGTGCTCGATTGGAGCCACCCGCCCTTCGCCCGTTGGTTCGAGGGCGGTACCACCAACGTTTCCTACAACTGCCTCGATCGCCATCTCGATGGCCCCCGCGCCGACAAGACGGCGCTGATCTGGGAGGGGGAGCCGGGGGACGTGCGCACCTTCACTTACCGCCAGCTCCATGCGGAGGTGAGCAAGGCCGCCAATGCCCTGCGCTCCCTGGGCATCGGCAAGGGCGACCTGGTGGCGCTCTACATGCCGATGGTGCCCGAGGCGGCGATCGCCATGCTGGCCTGCGCCCGCATCGGCGCCCCCCACTCGGTGGTGTTCGGGGGGTATTCCGCTGAGGCCCTGCGGGACCGGCTGATCGATGGTTCGGCCAAGGCGGTGATCACCGCCGATGGCGGCTTCCGCAAAGACAAGCCCGTGGCGCTCAAGCCGGCGGTGGATCAGGCCCTCGCTGAGGGTTGCCCATCGGTGGAGCATGTGCTGGTGGTGCGCCGCACGGGCCAAGAGGTGGGCTTCACCAGCGGCCGGGACCACTGGTGGCATGAGCTGGTGGAACCCCAGAGCCCCGAGGCGCCCGCCGAGCCGATGGCCAGCGAGGACCGCCTGTTCGTGCTCTACACCTCCGGCTCCACCGGCAAGCCCAAGGGAGTGGTGCACACCACCGCCGGCTACAACCTCTGGGCCCAGCTCACCTTCCAGTGGATCTTCGATCTGCGCGAGGACGACATCCACTGGTGCACCGCCGATGTGGGCTGGATCACCGGCCACAGCTACATCGTCTACGGCCCGCTCTCGAACGGCGCCACCACGGTGATGTACGAGGGAGCCCCGCGCCCCAGCAAGCCCGGGGCCTTCTGGGAGGTGATCGAGAAGCACAAGGTCACGATCTTCTACACCGCGCCCACGGCGATCCGGGCGTTCATGAAGAACGGCCGGGAGGTGCCCGACCAGTACGACATGGGCTCCCTGCGCATCCTCGGCACGGTGGGAGAGCCGATCAACCCCGAGGCCTGGATGTGGTACCGGGAGGTGATCGGCCACAACCGCTGCCCGGTGGTGGACACCTGGTGGCAGACCGAAACCGGCGGCGTGATGATCAGCCCCCTGCCCGGGGCCACCCCCACCAAACCCGGATCCGCCACCCTTCCCCTGCCCGGCATCTCCGCCGACGTGGTGGACATCAGCGGCAACAGCGTGGGGGTCGATGAAGGGGGCTACCTGGCGGTGCGGCGCCCCTGGCCCGGAATGATGCGCACCGTGCACGGCGATCCCGACCGCTTCCGCCGCAGCTACTGGGAGCACATCCGCCCGGCCGATGGCAGCTGGCTTTACTTCGCCGGCGATGGCTCCCGCCGCGATGCCGACGGCTACTACTGGGTGATGGGCCGGGTCGACGACGTGATCAACGTCTCAGGCCATCGGCTGGGCACGATGGAGATCGAATCGGCCCTGGTGAGCCACCCCGCCGTGGCCGAAGCGGCCGTGGTGGGCCGCCCCGATGAGCTCAAGGGCGAAGGGATCGTGGCTTTCATCAGCCTGGAAACCGGCCGTGTGGGCGATGGGGCCCTGGCTGCCGAGCTCAAGAAGCACGTGGGCAAAGAAATCGGCCCGATTGCCCGCCCCGATGAGATCCGCTTCTCCGATGCCCTGCCCAAGACCCGCAGCGGCAAGATCATGCGCCGCATCCTGCGCTCCCTGGCGGCGGGCGAAGAAGTGAGCGGCGACACCAGCACCCTGGAGGACCGCAGCGTGCTGGATTCCTTGCGGGTCTGA
- a CDS encoding HAD family hydrolase, with translation MSRPAACLFDLDGLLLDTEPLHGRAWREAARHFGVELAHEQLLALRGRRRDDNARQVRRWIKAGEAPSPTPEELLAVQQPIARQLLPQASAIDGAAELLARCRELAIPMALVTSSSREAVARKAAPHPWLGLIELRVHGDDPELGQGKPAPDGYLLAARRLGVPAGDCWAFEDSPAGARAAHEAGCQVHVLAGDLDEGAFPAGVRLIRSLREVELA, from the coding sequence ATGAGCCGGCCCGCCGCCTGTCTGTTTGACCTCGACGGTCTCCTGCTGGACACCGAGCCCCTGCATGGCCGCGCCTGGCGGGAGGCGGCCCGCCATTTCGGCGTGGAGCTGGCCCACGAACAGCTGCTGGCCCTGCGGGGTCGCCGGCGCGATGACAACGCCCGCCAGGTGCGCCGCTGGATCAAGGCGGGCGAAGCTCCGTCCCCCACGCCGGAGGAGCTGTTGGCCGTGCAACAGCCGATCGCCAGGCAGTTGCTGCCCCAGGCCAGTGCGATCGATGGCGCGGCGGAACTGCTCGCCCGCTGCCGGGAGCTGGCCATCCCCATGGCCCTGGTCACCAGCAGCAGCCGTGAGGCGGTGGCGCGCAAGGCCGCTCCCCACCCCTGGCTGGGGCTGATCGAGCTGCGGGTGCACGGGGACGACCCTGAACTTGGGCAGGGCAAGCCCGCTCCGGATGGTTATCTGCTTGCGGCCCGGCGCCTGGGGGTGCCGGCGGGCGATTGCTGGGCCTTCGAGGATTCTCCGGCCGGGGCCCGCGCTGCCCATGAGGCCGGCTGCCAGGTGCATGTGCTCGCCGGGGATCTTGATGAGGGGGCCTTTCCTGCGGGGGTGCGCTTGATTCGCAGTCTTCGGGAGGTGGAGCTGGCCTAG
- a CDS encoding ammonium transporter, giving the protein MAGVENPHLRRFAVVLLAAGALVMPLMAGAAKAALTKVPTDGADNLLMLVGSALVLLMTPGLAFFYGGFTRAKNVLNCMMMSFFLMGLIGVLWVVIGYSLAFGVGFGSPFIGGLEFFMLNGVGGPLGDAPLADGFAISATSFALFQGMFAIITPALISGALVERISFKAWFWFCLFWSLLIYSPMAKMVWGGGFLGCFGIGAIDFAGGTVVHIASGVSALVAAAIIGKRTNWPEQKSPPHNVPFILLGAGLLWFGWFGFNGASMFASKTAGYPFLTTTTAASAALLTWCLLEWFLDGKPTAVGAATGAVAGLVGITPAAGFVYMGHSIIIGALTATACLIAVRVKMAIKFDDSLDTFMVHGVGGTIGALLTGVFAVSALVPADYFPKSAEVMAAGGNLGLFVVQLKAVLITYGFVGIGTAVILLILGAIMPLRITPEEEDRGVDYVLHGEEAYDPMAY; this is encoded by the coding sequence ATGGCGGGAGTGGAGAACCCTCACCTGCGCCGGTTCGCCGTGGTCCTCCTGGCCGCCGGTGCCCTGGTGATGCCACTGATGGCCGGCGCCGCCAAGGCAGCGCTCACCAAAGTCCCCACCGATGGGGCCGACAACCTGCTGATGTTGGTCGGCTCGGCCCTCGTGCTGCTGATGACCCCGGGGCTGGCGTTCTTCTACGGGGGCTTCACCCGGGCCAAGAACGTTCTGAACTGCATGATGATGAGCTTCTTCCTGATGGGTCTCATCGGGGTGCTCTGGGTGGTGATCGGCTACAGCCTCGCCTTCGGAGTCGGATTCGGGAGTCCCTTCATCGGTGGCCTCGAGTTTTTCATGCTCAATGGGGTGGGTGGTCCCCTCGGAGATGCTCCCCTGGCCGATGGTTTCGCCATCAGCGCCACCAGTTTCGCCCTGTTCCAGGGCATGTTCGCGATCATCACCCCGGCTCTGATCAGTGGCGCTCTGGTGGAGCGCATCAGTTTCAAGGCCTGGTTCTGGTTCTGCCTGTTCTGGAGCCTGTTGATTTACTCCCCCATGGCCAAGATGGTCTGGGGAGGCGGCTTCCTCGGCTGCTTTGGCATCGGTGCGATCGATTTCGCCGGCGGCACGGTCGTGCACATCGCCTCCGGTGTGTCCGCCCTCGTTGCGGCCGCGATCATCGGCAAGCGCACCAACTGGCCCGAGCAGAAGAGCCCACCCCACAACGTGCCCTTCATTCTTCTGGGTGCAGGCCTGCTCTGGTTCGGCTGGTTCGGCTTCAACGGGGCCAGCATGTTCGCCTCCAAGACGGCCGGTTACCCCTTCCTCACCACCACCACCGCGGCTTCGGCGGCCCTGCTCACCTGGTGCCTGCTGGAATGGTTCCTCGATGGCAAGCCCACAGCCGTGGGTGCGGCCACCGGAGCTGTGGCGGGCCTGGTGGGGATCACTCCCGCCGCTGGCTTCGTCTACATGGGGCACTCGATCATCATCGGTGCTCTCACGGCTACGGCCTGCCTGATCGCCGTGAGGGTGAAGATGGCGATCAAGTTCGATGATTCGCTGGACACCTTCATGGTCCACGGCGTGGGCGGAACCATCGGTGCCTTGCTGACGGGGGTGTTCGCCGTCTCGGCCCTCGTTCCGGCGGACTACTTCCCCAAATCTGCCGAAGTCATGGCAGCCGGCGGCAACCTGGGGCTGTTTGTGGTTCAGCTCAAAGCTGTACTCATCACCTACGGATTCGTGGGTATCGGAACGGCTGTGATTCTCTTGATCCTTGGAGCGATCATGCCGCTCCGGATTACTCCCGAAGAGGAGGATCGTGGTGTCGACTACGTGCTGCACGGTGAAGAGGCCTACGACCCGATGGCCTACTGA
- the sds gene encoding solanesyl diphosphate synthase yields MATVAELLQPVEADLETLLSDLRNLIGAGHPILQAAAEHLFSAGGKRIRPGIVLLLSRALAPDGELSPRHRRLAEITEMIHTASLVHDDVVDEASTRRGVATVHSRFNHRVAVLAGDFLFAQASWHLANLDDLEVVKLLSRVIMDLADGEVRQGLYRYDTGQSFATYLDKSYCKTASLIANSARAAGVLSGLPADQLDDLYRFGRQLGLAFQVVDDILDFTGSDQQLGKPAASDLATGYLTAPVLYALEERPSLAGLIERELCEPGDLEQALELVRGSGAIQRSRALAEEFAREAAGTLAWLAPSESRSALLALPDFVLSRLY; encoded by the coding sequence ATGGCAACGGTCGCAGAGTTACTCCAGCCGGTCGAAGCCGACCTCGAGACCCTGCTCAGTGACCTGCGCAACCTCATCGGTGCCGGCCACCCGATTCTTCAGGCGGCCGCCGAGCATCTGTTCAGCGCCGGAGGCAAGCGCATCCGCCCGGGCATCGTGCTGCTGCTCTCCCGCGCCCTGGCACCCGATGGGGAGCTGAGCCCGCGCCACCGGCGCCTGGCCGAGATCACCGAGATGATCCACACGGCCTCCCTGGTCCACGACGATGTCGTGGATGAGGCCTCCACCCGTCGGGGTGTGGCCACGGTTCACAGTCGTTTCAATCACCGGGTGGCGGTTCTGGCGGGCGACTTTCTGTTCGCCCAGGCCAGTTGGCACCTCGCCAACCTCGACGATCTCGAGGTGGTCAAGCTGCTTTCGCGGGTGATCATGGATCTCGCCGATGGCGAAGTGCGCCAGGGCCTCTACCGCTACGACACGGGTCAGAGCTTCGCCACCTACCTCGACAAGAGCTACTGCAAGACCGCCTCACTGATCGCCAACAGCGCCCGGGCCGCCGGTGTGCTCAGCGGACTTCCCGCCGACCAGCTCGACGATCTTTACCGTTTCGGCCGCCAGCTGGGTCTTGCCTTCCAGGTGGTCGACGACATCCTCGATTTCACAGGCAGTGACCAGCAGCTGGGCAAGCCGGCCGCCAGCGATCTGGCCACCGGCTACCTCACGGCTCCGGTGCTCTATGCCCTCGAAGAGCGGCCCTCCCTGGCGGGCCTGATCGAACGGGAGCTCTGTGAGCCCGGCGATCTGGAGCAAGCCCTCGAGCTGGTGCGCGGCTCCGGTGCCATCCAGCGCTCAAGGGCTCTGGCTGAAGAATTCGCCCGTGAGGCCGCCGGCACCCTGGCCTGGCTGGCTCCCTCTGAATCCCGCAGCGCCCTGCTGGCCCTGCCTGATTTCGTGCTCAGCCGCCTGTATTGA
- the murI gene encoding glutamate racemase: MSLLLGLFDSGLGGLTVLNQLLVRHPQQRFLYLGDTARVPYGQRSPEEIRAIASEVVAWLRAEGVDALLMACNTSNALAFDVAVHEAGVPVYGLIDSVATQLRSQRVGVLATPATAASGAYGRAIRHHLQGALVLEVPCPEFVPLIEAGNLRDRRLIQAAQSYLQPLLEARVEAIVLGCTHYPLLGPLLRQLVPEEVLLVDPAVAAVARLQALLDGQGPGPSRPHQLEAVGQGRFCVTGCAESFASAATPWLGQRPTVEQVSLQSLSRAF; the protein is encoded by the coding sequence GTGAGTTTGCTGCTGGGGCTCTTTGACAGCGGCCTGGGGGGGTTGACCGTGCTCAACCAACTCCTGGTGCGACACCCGCAGCAGCGCTTCCTCTACCTCGGTGACACGGCCCGGGTGCCCTACGGCCAACGCTCACCCGAGGAGATACGCGCGATTGCCTCGGAGGTGGTGGCCTGGCTGCGGGCCGAAGGGGTAGATGCCCTGCTGATGGCCTGCAACACCTCCAATGCCCTGGCCTTTGATGTGGCCGTGCATGAGGCCGGAGTGCCGGTCTACGGCCTGATCGACAGCGTCGCCACCCAACTGCGCAGCCAGCGCGTGGGGGTGCTGGCGACCCCGGCCACGGCCGCGAGCGGTGCCTACGGCCGGGCCATCCGCCACCACCTGCAGGGTGCGTTGGTGCTGGAGGTGCCCTGCCCGGAGTTCGTGCCCCTGATCGAGGCGGGAAACCTGCGGGACCGACGATTGATCCAAGCGGCCCAGTCCTACCTGCAGCCGCTACTGGAGGCGCGGGTGGAGGCGATCGTGCTCGGCTGTACCCACTACCCCTTGCTGGGGCCGCTTCTGCGCCAATTGGTGCCAGAAGAGGTGCTGCTGGTGGATCCCGCCGTCGCCGCCGTGGCACGGCTGCAGGCGCTGCTTGATGGCCAGGGCCCTGGGCCCAGCCGTCCCCACCAACTCGAGGCGGTTGGCCAAGGCCGCTTCTGCGTCACCGGTTGCGCCGAGAGCTTCGCCAGCGCCGCCACCCCCTGGCTGGGCCAGCGACCAACCGTGGAGCAGGTGTCCCTGCAGTCGCTTTCCCGGGCCTTCTAG
- a CDS encoding N-acetylmuramoyl-L-alanine amidase encodes MGCARLLRVLPALVLGVGLQWASLVAALPAMAASALSAWRLSREGVLELRTSPDITLQAFYEAGRGGLGPRIWIDLPGAPLRTRTLPAGGVVREVRIGKPTPNSTRLVLEFAPGTELDPRELKLEGTARDRWRLEFKGLAASGFQAIGEGDLDAPTPVAPTASWRTPVPRWTSGPTPSAAGLPGVPRGLFKVVIDPGHGGPDPGAVGIGGLRETDVVLDVSLQVAQLLQQRGVQVLLTRTSEVDVDLPPRVSLANSSGADIFLSIHANALSMSRPDVNGIETFYFESASARSLAASVQQEVLAVSPGSPDRGVRQGRFFVIRRTVMPAALVEMGFVTGELDSPRLADGQHRRRLALAIATGLLNYLRGGQ; translated from the coding sequence ATGGGGTGCGCCCGGCTGTTGAGGGTTCTGCCCGCCCTCGTTCTCGGTGTGGGTCTGCAGTGGGCCTCCCTGGTGGCCGCCCTGCCGGCGATGGCGGCCAGTGCCCTGTCGGCCTGGCGCTTGAGCCGCGAGGGGGTGCTGGAACTGCGCACCTCCCCTGACATCACCCTCCAGGCGTTCTATGAAGCCGGTCGCGGCGGGTTGGGGCCCCGGATCTGGATTGATCTGCCTGGGGCACCCCTGCGCACCCGCACCCTGCCTGCGGGCGGGGTGGTGCGGGAGGTGCGCATCGGCAAACCCACCCCCAACAGCACCCGGCTGGTGCTCGAGTTTGCCCCCGGCACTGAGCTGGATCCCCGTGAGCTCAAGCTCGAAGGCACCGCCCGGGACCGCTGGCGTCTTGAGTTCAAAGGGCTGGCGGCCAGTGGATTCCAGGCCATCGGCGAAGGTGACCTGGATGCCCCGACCCCGGTGGCCCCCACCGCCAGCTGGCGCACCCCCGTGCCCCGCTGGACCAGCGGCCCGACCCCCTCGGCGGCCGGGCTGCCGGGGGTGCCCCGGGGGCTCTTCAAGGTGGTGATCGACCCGGGCCATGGCGGTCCAGATCCTGGGGCGGTGGGCATCGGTGGCCTGCGCGAAACCGATGTGGTGCTCGATGTCAGCCTGCAGGTGGCCCAGTTGCTGCAGCAGCGGGGGGTTCAGGTGCTGCTCACGCGCACCAGCGAGGTGGATGTGGACCTGCCGCCGCGGGTGTCGCTCGCCAACAGCAGCGGCGCCGACATCTTTCTGAGCATCCACGCCAACGCCCTGAGCATGTCGCGGCCGGATGTGAATGGCATCGAGACCTTCTATTTCGAGAGTGCCAGTGCCCGCAGCCTGGCGGCCTCGGTGCAGCAGGAGGTGCTGGCGGTCTCCCCCGGCAGCCCTGACCGCGGGGTGCGCCAGGGTCGTTTCTTCGTGATCCGCCGCACCGTGATGCCGGCGGCGCTGGTGGAGATGGGCTTCGTCACCGGTGAACTGGATTCACCGCGCCTGGCGGACGGGCAGCACCGCCGCAGGTTGGCCTTGGCGATCGCCACGGGCCTGCTCAACTACCTCAGGGGCGGACAGTGA
- a CDS encoding carbon-nitrogen hydrolase family protein — translation MTSFLAAALQLTSGPDTDANFAAAEELIELATRRGAELVGLPENFAFMGEDEQRLAQAPALAERSQRFLVTMARRYQVTLLGGGYPVPAGERLTLNRAELVGKDGQLLARYDKIHLFDVDLPDGNTYRESETVQQGHDLPPVVDVPGLCRIGLSICYDVRFPELYRHLAGAGADLVMIPAAFTAFTGKDHWQVLLQARAIENTVYVLAPAQTGVHYGRRHSHGHAMVIDPWGTVLSDAGVTPGLAVAPIDVAHLQRVRAVMPSLQHRRPALF, via the coding sequence GTGACCAGCTTCCTGGCGGCAGCTCTGCAGCTCACCTCCGGCCCGGACACGGACGCCAACTTCGCCGCCGCTGAGGAGCTGATCGAACTGGCCACCCGCCGTGGCGCGGAGCTGGTGGGCCTGCCGGAGAATTTCGCCTTCATGGGCGAGGACGAACAGCGGCTGGCGCAGGCCCCGGCCCTGGCCGAGCGCAGCCAGCGGTTTTTGGTGACCATGGCCCGCCGCTATCAGGTGACGCTGCTCGGCGGCGGCTACCCCGTGCCGGCGGGGGAGCGCCTCACCCTCAACCGCGCCGAGCTGGTGGGCAAGGACGGCCAGTTGCTGGCCCGCTACGACAAGATCCACCTCTTCGATGTGGATCTGCCCGACGGCAACACCTACCGGGAGTCGGAGACGGTGCAGCAGGGCCACGACCTGCCGCCTGTGGTGGACGTTCCGGGTCTGTGCCGCATCGGCCTGTCCATCTGCTACGACGTGCGCTTTCCTGAGCTCTACCGCCACCTGGCTGGAGCCGGCGCCGATCTCGTGATGATTCCCGCCGCCTTCACGGCCTTCACGGGCAAGGACCACTGGCAGGTACTGCTGCAGGCCCGGGCGATCGAAAACACGGTCTATGTGCTGGCCCCCGCCCAGACCGGGGTGCACTACGGCCGGCGCCACAGCCATGGCCACGCCATGGTGATCGACCCCTGGGGCACGGTGCTCTCCGACGCCGGCGTGACCCCGGGTCTGGCCGTGGCACCGATCGACGTGGCCCATCTCCAGCGGGTTCGAGCCGTGATGCCCAGCCTCCAGCACCGCCGCCCGGCGCTGTTCTGA
- a CDS encoding 2-phosphosulfolactate phosphatase family protein, with protein sequence MQISYFPTSELVPADGAGPAPDAAVVIDVLRATTTIAWSLANGAEAVQAFADLEALQAAAEAWPAERRLRAGERGGARLEGFELGNSPIAVTPEVVGGKRIFMSTTNGTRSLDRVRQVPLLLTACLPNRAAAARRLIERGCGRVWIVGSGWEGDYSLEDSLAAGAVASAAMELAVAPHVGVSFGNDEMLAALALWQQWRLDPETCLRASSHGQRLIRLGNHDADFVCCAAIDSLQVVPTQVEPGVLQAA encoded by the coding sequence GTGCAGATCTCCTATTTCCCCACCTCCGAGCTCGTGCCCGCCGATGGCGCCGGCCCGGCTCCCGATGCCGCCGTCGTGATCGACGTGCTGCGGGCGACCACCACCATTGCCTGGTCGCTGGCGAACGGCGCCGAGGCGGTGCAGGCCTTTGCCGACCTGGAGGCTTTGCAGGCGGCTGCCGAAGCCTGGCCCGCCGAGCGGCGTCTGCGGGCCGGCGAGCGCGGCGGTGCGCGTCTGGAGGGCTTCGAGCTGGGCAATTCGCCGATCGCGGTCACCCCGGAGGTGGTGGGGGGCAAACGCATCTTCATGAGCACCACCAACGGCACCCGTTCCCTCGATCGGGTGCGGCAGGTGCCGTTGCTGCTCACCGCCTGCCTGCCCAACCGGGCAGCCGCGGCACGGCGATTGATCGAGCGGGGCTGTGGGCGCGTCTGGATCGTGGGCAGTGGCTGGGAGGGTGATTATTCCCTGGAGGATTCCCTCGCCGCCGGCGCGGTGGCCTCGGCGGCCATGGAGCTGGCGGTGGCCCCCCACGTGGGCGTCAGCTTCGGCAACGATGAAATGCTGGCCGCCCTGGCCCTCTGGCAGCAATGGCGCCTTGACCCTGAAACCTGTCTGCGGGCCTCCAGCCATGGCCAGCGCTTGATCCGCCTGGGCAACCACGACGCTGATTTCGTTTGCTGCGCGGCGATCGACAGCCTCCAGGTGGTGCCCACCCAGGTGGAGCCCGGTGTGCTCCAGGCGGCCTGA
- a CDS encoding UbiD family decarboxylase yields MGGPRTRRASRDLRGFLELIESRGQLRRISAPVDPNLELAAIADRVLARGGPALLFENVLGSPMPVAVNLLGTVERVLWSMGMERPEELEELGSRLALLQQPKPPKGLKEAARFGGVLWDLIRSRPDRDLTPPCHQQVFKGEQVNLDALPLLRPWPGDAGGVITLGLVITKDPETGVPNVGVYRLQRQSAQTMTVHWLSVRGGARHLRKAAALGKKLEVAVAIGVHPLLVMAAATPIPVQLSEWLFAGLYAGEGVRLAKCKTLDLEVPSHSEVVLEGTITPGEQLPDGPCGDHMGFYGGAELSPLVRFNCVTQRRDPIFLTTFSGRPPKEEAMLAIALNRLYTPILRQQIPEIIDFFLPMEGLSYKLAILSIDKAYPGQAKRAAMAFWSALPQFTYTKFVVVVDKSIAIRDPRQVIWAISAQVDPQRDLFVLEDTPFDSLDFASERLGLGGRLAIDATTKIGPEKRHDWGEALSRPPELEAQIDARWVELGLADLDGIEPDPALFGYALEHVLERLAARG; encoded by the coding sequence ATGGGCGGGCCACGGACGCGGCGGGCGAGCCGCGACCTGCGCGGGTTCCTGGAGCTGATCGAGAGCCGCGGACAGCTGCGCCGAATCAGCGCGCCGGTGGATCCCAACCTGGAACTGGCCGCCATCGCCGACCGGGTGCTGGCCCGTGGCGGACCGGCGTTGCTGTTCGAAAATGTGCTCGGCTCACCGATGCCCGTGGCGGTGAACCTGCTGGGCACCGTGGAACGCGTGCTCTGGTCGATGGGCATGGAGCGGCCCGAGGAGCTCGAAGAGCTCGGCAGCCGCCTCGCCCTGCTCCAGCAACCCAAACCGCCCAAGGGCCTCAAGGAAGCCGCCCGTTTCGGCGGTGTGCTCTGGGATCTGATTCGCTCCCGCCCCGACCGGGACCTCACCCCCCCCTGCCACCAGCAGGTGTTCAAGGGGGAGCAGGTGAATCTGGACGCCCTGCCACTGCTGCGCCCCTGGCCGGGCGATGCCGGAGGTGTGATCACCCTGGGGCTGGTGATCACCAAGGATCCCGAAACCGGCGTGCCCAACGTGGGGGTCTACCGGCTGCAGCGCCAGTCGGCCCAGACGATGACCGTGCACTGGCTCTCGGTGCGGGGCGGCGCCCGGCACCTGCGCAAGGCGGCGGCGCTTGGAAAAAAACTGGAGGTGGCGGTGGCGATCGGGGTGCACCCGCTGCTGGTGATGGCGGCGGCCACGCCGATCCCCGTGCAGCTCTCGGAATGGCTGTTCGCCGGGCTCTACGCCGGCGAGGGGGTGCGGCTGGCGAAGTGCAAGACCCTGGACCTGGAGGTGCCCTCCCACAGCGAAGTGGTGCTGGAGGGCACGATCACCCCCGGGGAGCAGCTCCCGGATGGGCCCTGTGGCGATCACATGGGCTTCTACGGCGGCGCTGAGCTCTCACCGCTCGTGCGCTTCAACTGCGTCACCCAGCGGCGCGATCCGATCTTCCTGACCACCTTCAGTGGCCGGCCCCCCAAGGAAGAGGCGATGCTGGCGATCGCCCTGAACCGCCTCTACACCCCGATCCTGCGCCAGCAGATCCCGGAGATCATCGATTTCTTCCTGCCGATGGAGGGGCTGAGCTACAAGCTGGCGATCCTTTCGATTGACAAGGCCTACCCCGGCCAGGCCAAACGCGCGGCGATGGCCTTCTGGAGTGCCCTGCCCCAGTTCACCTACACCAAGTTCGTGGTTGTGGTCGACAAGAGCATCGCCATCCGCGATCCGCGCCAGGTGATCTGGGCGATCAGCGCCCAGGTGGACCCCCAGCGCGATCTCTTCGTGCTGGAGGACACCCCCTTCGATTCGCTCGATTTCGCCAGCGAACGCCTGGGCCTGGGCGGCCGCCTGGCGATCGATGCCACCACCAAGATCGGCCCGGAGAAGCGCCACGACTGGGGCGAGGCCCTCTCGCGCCCACCGGAACTGGAAGCCCAGATCGACGCCCGCTGGGTGGAACTGGGGCTGGCGGATCTCGATGGGATCGAGCCCGATCCGGCCCTGTTCGGCTACGCCCTTGAGCACGTGCTGGAGCGGTTGGCGGCGCGGGGCTGA